The Neorhizobium sp. NCHU2750 genome contains the following window.
GCAGCGTTGTCCTTGTTGACAGCAGCAAGCTCATCGCGAAGCCATTCGTGGGTCTTCTGAGTTGCTTTGGTCTTGCCGATAGACGAAGTGAAAGGGGTTTCTTCCGGCGAAATCATCGAAATGATGTCGGCAAGGTCTTCCTTTACGTGAGCAGCACCTTGGGTGATCAGAGTAGGCATGGGATTTAATCCTCTTATTATTGGGCGGTCTTAGCGCCAGTTTCGGTTAAAGCAGTCGAGAAATAAGCGCGATTGCGTCGTCGCCTTTCCGTGATTTGTTGAACTTGTTGAAATCCTTGGTGTAGGCATCGCTCGCCTTGGATGAAGTTCCCTTCACCGAAATGGCTGGCTTTTGCTCCATCTTCTGAACGACTTGCGGGATAGCCTTCTGAGCGTTGATTGCTTTGTTTAGCTCATACAGGATACCGACAATTCGATAGTCAGATACGCCTTCGATTTCTTCCTTTGTGAAACCATTGTCGATCAGCAATTGAGTGATCTGACCAAGGGCTTCCGCCGATTTACTTTTGTCCTGCATCTCAGGATATTTCGCCAAGAACTGCGTCTGACTTTCGCGCAACTGAGCCTGATGCATTTCCGCTTCATATTCGGCTTGCTTCGTGCGAAGGGCCTGTTCGGCGTCGTACATCTGCTTAACGGCGGCTTCCTTACGCGCCCAATTCTGCTGCTCAATGAGAAACTGATGTGGATCGTCGCGAAGAAGTTCATCCCAATTCGGCTGTTGAGTCTGCCTGAATTCGATTGCCATTTGCTGCTTTAAAGCCTCAATACCTTGGAGGGCTTCCATTCGCAGTTGGTTCTTATCGAACTGAGCTTCCTGATAGGCCTTACGCTGTTCAGCTAGTTCTTGTGTCTTTCGAGTGTAATCGGCTTGTCTCAGATATGAAGCGCGGATTTCCGACAAGCTGACGTTCTGACCGTCAATGTCGAAATACGTTTCTTCGGTATCTGGTGTCTCAACAGCGTCATCGTCTTCGGCTGTTGGTTCGTCTTCAACATTCTCGACTGCTTGTTCTGAAACATCAGAGGCTTCGATATTGTCGTCCAAAAGTGCGGCGATACGATCAACCGCGCTGGCATCATCAAGTGCAGTCTCCATTCCGGAGTTATTGCTTTCGTCTTCCATTCCTTTCGTAATCCAAATGTAAGTGTTATATTTAGCGTCGTATGCAGTTGTGAACGGAGATTTCCGCGTTATTCGTCGGAAATTTCTTCCATTTTCGCCGCATAGTTCGCGGTTTCGATGTATTTAGATAATCTGTCGTTTAGCAGTTTGAAGCCGTGCGACAATGCATGAACTGTGTTCAATGTGTCCGTATCGCCTATCTTCACAGCGCGGAAATTGGCGAGAATATCGGCTTCAATCGCGGCGGCAATAAGCTGGAAATCGGGATTGTTCAGGAGCCGTTTGGCAGCGTTCGAACGGTCAAGAATTACTTGGTCGATCATAGGTTGATATTCCCCATAGCATCGCGACGTGCAGACTGCTCCATTTTAAGTTGCTCTACCTGCACATGGGCTGCATATTTCGCTTCGATTTCGGCGCGCTTCAGTTCGAAATCCTGTGCCATCTGGTCCCGTTTCAGGTCCATTTCGGCGGCAAGCTTTTGCATCTGGAATTGGCGGTCAGCTTCGTCCGATTGCGCCTTCAACTGAGCCTTGACCTTCTCAACCTCGATAAGACCGGCGTTCGGATCGACAGGAGGCTGTGGCGGGGGAGGCGGCGGCAATTTGCGTGGATCGGTGAAGAACAGGCCCGTATTCTTAAAGCCAGCGGTTTCAGCCATCTTATTCAGTGTCTCGTAGACGTTCTGAGCATTGGCAACGGGAAGACCGCGTTCGATGGCGTTCATCTGTTGAGCAAGCAGGTTGGATAGCTGTGCCGTTGACTGATCGCGGCTCATGACGCCGAAGGCTACGGAGGTAGTGAGATCGAAGTCGGTGCTGAACGCATCGAGCGGGACTGCTTGGGCGTTCGTCAGGCGGCTGATCAGTTCGTTGGCTTCGTCCGGCTTCTGGATAAGGAGATCAACGACGATCTTCACCAAGGCGCGATAACCCGTATCGGCAAAGAACCGGCTGATTGACTCGATAAGCAACTGGCTGGCGTTCGAACGGAGGTTGGCAGCGGTGGCGCTGGTACGCTGGAAATCGGACGCATCAATACCGATCATCGTCGGTCCTGTGCCGGTCGAATATTCGAGTTCGCGCGACATCTGATCAATGACAGGCATTGCGTCAGAACCGGCAAACGGAGCCTTGTTATAGCTGATGCCGCCTGATGGATCGGTAGACCGGACAATCGCACCGGCATGGGTGTTCAATAGGTCTTCGACGTTGGTCGTGTCCGGATTGACGACCTTAATAGGGTTCACCGACTGGCTGAGACTGTCCAGAACACCACGATACATGCGGGTCAGAAGGATATGATCGTCCGCAAGGCGGTCAGCGATGCCAAGTCCGAACAGGGTGTCGGCGATCGGAAAGGGGCAGAAGGCAGCATAAGGCGCGATCTTGCTGACTTCGGTATGGTCAAGCAGGACAGGCCTATTTTCCAAATCGCCGCCGATCGTCAGGCGCCAATAGCGGGCCTTAGTATCCTTGCCGATCTTCATCTTCGTATAGATGGTGAAAACTTCGACGTCGTCGGGACCAACGCCCTGTTCGCCAGCAAGGTCTTTCGAGCGTTCAAGGGCAATGCCATCCGTCTTGTCGGAAGCAGCGGGAAGAGCGTCGATCTTTTCCTTCTCAAAGCCCATTTCCCGCAAGTCGCGACGGCTGACAAGTTTGCGGTGACCCTGGATTTTTGCGGCAATCCCGCCCGTTTCCGGATCAAACTTGGCGTCCTTCGAGACGATGAAATCTTCGGGCGCAACTGAAAGGATTTGGAATTTTGGGATGCGCTTGACCGTTCTGATTTTCAGGTCGCGCGTCTCGATTGGTCCCATTGGACCGGGAATTTTGGTTGGCTTGCCGACTTCATCAATCACGATGAGGCCTTGTTCCTCTTGCTGGTTGAGGGCAACAAGGTGTTCATTCGGGACGCCCTTCAGCAGGCGCGGCAAGGACTCTTCCGTATCGACTTCAAATTCGGCGGTCAGAATGCCCAAGCCGGTGAGCAAACCGTTCTGAATCCAAGGCTGAAGATAAGCGACATGGCTGTTCTTCGTCTTCATAATCCAGTTGACGACAAGGTTCTGCTGCTTGGCAATCGCATCATCGGACGGATCAATTCCGCAAAACTCGACGACATTTTCGGCTGAATCGAGAATACGGATAAGCTGACCGCTAAGCCAATCGACGTGCTGCTGAACCTTATTGGATACCCATTTCGATTTGCCTTTCAGCTTGTCGTCACCGGGCAGAGGTTCGCGCTTATAGTGCTTGAGAGCCTGTTCTTGCTTATTCGCAATGTTGCTATTCGACCACGTCACAGCCTGCTTCAATTGCGGCGTAATGGAATTGAGAATAGCTTCGTCTTCAGTAGTCATTCAGGGAAAATCTCGCGATAATTTTTCCGTATTTAGAAGAACGCGATAGTCTGCTTATTCGAGCGTCTGAAGGTGGTTATATTGGATCGGCTTTGACCAATTGTATTTGCTGGCATAGCGCGTCTTTGAAACGGCGAACGTCATCGCCAAGGCGTCGAAATAGTCAGGCGAGCGACCAATTCGCTTCTTCACCAATTTCTTGTCCTCAACTTTTATCTTCCCGCTTGCATCATCGTATTTGAACGATGCCAATTCTTCGATCAGGCGCGAGATATTGGGTATCGAGACGTTTTCGGTTGCCAGCCAATCGCGCGTTTCCCAATAGATTTGATCGCGCATTCGGCTGTATTTTTCCGGATTGCGGGTAGGGGTTCCGGCGAAGATGACGTTGTATGTTGGAAGCCCGAAATCCTTCAGGTTCGACCAAACGCCATTGCCAAGACCTGTGCCGTCAACGCAAACAACGACAGGGCGATCTTTCTTTGGTGTCTGTTGATAAAGGTCGCGGATTTTGTAGCTAAGCTGAGTAGGATCAAGACCAGTCCATTCTTTGAAGTCCAAGACCTTGTTGTCATGGCGAATGCATAGAACGGATGTGTCCTTACCAGCGCCAGCCGGATCGACTGACCAGATGATTGGGACATTGTCGGCTGGAACGGCATCCTCATTGCGAACAGCCGCGTCGATCAGGTCGCGTGGGATAAGACCATCTTCGTCAGATAGCGGGAATTCGCCTTCAACCATGACGCGGTAGTCGCGGGAAGTAGGACCACCGTAGGATTTGGCGGTTTCGGCGAAGGTTTCTGGATCGTAGTTCGGACTATCCCAAAAAGTGCCGTGGACATGGGTCCAGATCGGCGAAAGCTCCGGATCGCACCATGTTCGCCAGAAATAGCCCGATGCGCGGGAAGGGTTGGCGATGATACAAAGCTTTGGGTTCGGGTCAGCGAAGATACCGCCGAGACCTTCAATGAAGACCTCATCGTCAACACCCGTCGCTTCGTCCACTATGACGAAATTCGAACGCATATGGATACCGCGAATAGCGGAGATGTTGTCTTTGCTGGCTAGACGGTATTCACCAAAGCATGAGGCGGGATTGCTGGTGCTGGAAATGCGGGTCGCGGAAACGGTGAAGGTCTCGTTGAATGGCGCTGCCATCCGGTCGTAGAATTTCAGGATTTCCTTCCATGACGTCGATTTGAGGTTGGGTTCGGAAGGACCGAGAATCGAGACCTGAACTTCCTCATGGCAGATCAAGGCCCACCAGAAGCAGGTAGCAAGGACGAAGGTCTTCCCGAAACCCGTGCCGCCTTTGAAACTGATGCGGCGTTTGCTTCGGAAAGCTTCGCAGAATTCGCGCTGTTTGGGGCTGAGGCTTGAGCCGAATACATGCTCAGCGAAAAGGGCAATGTCTTCGCTGTAGACGGCAATCAGTTCGGCATATTCGGATGCTTCTTTCTGTATGTTATTGTCTGACATGCCGCTATTTAGAAGCGGCTATCATTTGGCTTATTCGCCTTCCTTTTTGGCGCCAAGGATGCGCAACAACACGTCTCGAAGATCGTGTTTGAGCTTACCCGGATGCTTCTGGTAATCGCGTCCGATGCTGATCAGTGCTTCCACAAGCGACATGCCGACGAGACCGACGATAAAGCTGATCGAACTGACTGGAATGGATGTGCCAAGCAGGGCAACGCCGATCGGCGTGAAATATGCCGATAGAATTGCGCCCATGAAGCCGCCTAGCAGCTTTTGCCACTTGGAGCCGGTCTTACTGACGATACTGCGAATTATGCCGCCGAAGAAACCGGCGATCAGCAAAGAGGCCTTGGCTTTAAAGAAGCATGTGAGGAAGGCGACAAGGGATTCCATCAGTCCTTATCGCCTTCAATCAGCTTGGGTGCAGGCGTTACGTCGATTACGTTCTTGGCAGCAAGCCGCTTAGCTTCCTGAAGAAGCGCGCCAATGTCGTGGGTATGGGAAACCTTGATTTCCTGTTCGACAGGTGCCTTGCTCATCGACATTTCGCCAAGCCATTGGGCGGCACGAATGCGTTCTTTCACCGGCTGAGTGTCATCGTTCATGATCTCGTACATGAATTCAGCGACGTCGATCGACTTACCGGCGATCCATTCCTTCGTTTCCTTCGGAGTCGCCTTTGAGCCGCTACCCGGAACCTTTGGATCGCCTTTCTTTCTGCCGATATTGCGAAGATGCTCTTTCCATTCCGGAGACGTCTTTTTTGCGCGCTCTTCCGGGGTAACAACGCGCTTGCGTCCTTGCCCGCTCTTTCGCTTTGGTGCAGGCAATGGGCCTACATTATCGATGTCGAAATCACTCAATGATCCGCCCTCCGATCAGCGTGACGAACGCAAGTGCATCGTCATCTTCGGCGAAATCGACCACGAAATGATCGTCTTGAACATCGATCGTGAAGTCATCCTCGGTGATCAGAACGCGGATTCGATCGCCGAACTTCTTGTCGATCCAATCGTCAAATGAACCGGCTTCCTTTGCAGCGGTAATGTCCGCCGAATAGCCGTTAGGGAGAGTGTAATTTACTTTTGCCATTGCCTTTCTCGAAAAACTGTTATTTGTCGTATTTAGCGACAAGAACAATTTTAACAGGGATACAAAAATGACAGACTTTTACGAACTGGCGAACCGCTATAAGCGCGTCGAAAACCCGGTATTGGACTCGTTTAAGGCGTCCTTGAAGCGCCAAATCGAAGCGTTCAATAACGGCACGTTCAACACGCGCTCATGGGTCAAACAGGACGGCACCGGCTACACGGTTACACTCGGTAAACTGCCGGACTCATACGAATTGTTCGATAAGGAACAGGTCGTCGAATTCCTGCTTTCGGCGCTGACTGCCGCGCAAACCAACGCCGATTTTCAGGCGGATGTTGCCAAGGCCTATGGCGAACCGGTCGTTGAACCGAAAAAGCGTGGTCGCCGGAAGGCTGCGTAATCGTACGGTATCGTACCGTTTTGGCGATTGTCTCTAAGTGGATGGCGCGCGTATGTTCGCCGTCCATTAGGAGATTCGGATGTCAGCCGAAAAACGAAGGGCGATGATTGCCCGTGCCCGCGAGAAAGTTGCCGCTCATGGGCTGGAATTCGATAACGATCCGCGCTTTCTGGCGAGCGAAGAGCGTTGGATTTCCGGCGAAATCACCATCGCTGAGTTTCGCGCCGAATATCTCGACCTGATCATGCAGAGGCAGGAAGACGAGTGGCTGAAAAGGGCTTTCGACCGAAGCAAGCGGTAGCCCGACTTTTCGAAAATCTGTAAAAATTTCGCGCGGCACCTAATCATATTTCTTCGCCCCAAAAGGGGAGTCCCCGCCTGCCGCGTGCCGGAAATCCGGTCGATCGTCGCTCAGGTCCGGTCGATCACCCGCTTGACGGCTGTCGGTGTCCACTGTCCGCCGCGTGGTGATGGCTTGCCGCTCTTGTTCAGTGCATCGGCGATGTTGGCTAGGGTTTCGTTGTTCTCGCGCATGCTCTTGATAATCGGTGCGATCGTCTGAGCGAAGTCATCTGCCTTCTTCTTCGCAGCCTCATTGCGCTTCATGGTCGGATCGCGCATGCCGCCAAGCACAACGCCACGTGCCTTCGCTTCCTTCAGTGCAGCCTTGGTACGTTCGCTGACGAACGTGCGTTCCTGTTCAGCTAGAGCCGCGTGGATGTGGAGTTGGAACTTGTCGGCGTAAGGCATGCAGGCAACGCGAAGGTTCACGCGCTTGTCGTCCATGATCTTGGCGATGAACGATACCTTACGGCTCAGGCGGTCCAGCTTAGCCACCAGCAGTTCGGCGCCAGTCTTGCGGGCTAGGGCGAGTGCCTTGGTCAGTTCCGGACGATTGTCCTCGCCACCCGAACCGATGTCCTGATATTCGGCGATGATCTCGTAAGGAACATCAGAGAAGCGGTCGAGAAAGATGTTGATGTCCCGGCGCTGAGCTTCGAGACCAAGACCGGATTTGCCTTGCTCGCTGGTGCTGACGCGGGTGTAGATGATGTACTTTTTCAATGAGATAACCTCTGTAGTTGATAAACTATATATCATCCACAGTGGTTTATTGTCAAACGTCGTCGGTCGTAGTGATTGATAATATGTGCGAATGGCACGTATTTAGTGGAGAATCTGTTCCAATGTTATAGTATTACATTGTGCGCAATCGATCGGAGTTCTGGCGGCGGCTCAGCGGCGGGCGCACGAAACGTGGTCAATGAGGGAAGTCGAGGTTAAACCATCTTTGTGTGGTAAGGGTTGCCCTCCAATGTTGGAACATAATCCTTCTCATTGAGGGTAAAGAACACGCAGGTATGCAATGGTCTATCGCTTGTCGGTGATTTGTACGAGACCATTAAGGAGATGATTGCCGATCCGGGATCGTGACGAGGATCGAACTCTATGGAATGACTCTCGTTATCGAGCCAAACATCATCGATTAAGGGGGCGACGTGCCTAGGATTTTGGACATCGGGTTTGTCCAGTAGCCTTTTATACTCTTTGTCGAAATCAAAATGGTTGGACTGTATTGCGTCCCATCTTAGATGAATATCGAATGCCGGTGACGCGCCTTTGTTTATCAGGTGGACTCTCGTTCCAACTACGATTGCCCTTTTGTCGCTGGTCACTTTCAGCACGGACGGAAGAAGGCTGGCTTCGACAAAAATCCAAGGTCGTTCGGTATTCTTCGCGATATCGTTCGCGGCGCTAGCACTGGCGGCTGCATTTTTCGCAAAAATCGCTGCACCTATTGCAGCTAATAGAGTAAAAATGGATATCAGCGTACCAAATAAGCTGAGGTAGAATTGATACCATCCGATGTTGACTGCGTTCGCAGCCGCGTCTGCTGCTCGCCATTGCGCGCAGATATCGTTACGGGTCGTATCGTCGGTATTGCAAACCGGATCGGGCGGGGCGCTACCATTCTCTGGTCCTGCGACTCCGTCAATGGTCGATATCACGTTGAAGGTTGTTCCGATTGAACTGTGACTTCCTGAGTATGGTCCCGGTGCTGGCGCATTTCCAAGAAATTTACCCACGGGCGGGTTGGAAAACCCCCAACCAGAAGTGGCCTTTTCCGTCGAATCTCCTCCGGACAAACCTCCCATTCCATTAGGCTCTCCATTGAAAATTTGTTTGGTCCCATCCGTAGAGGTTTTTCCGGTAGTTGCCATACTGCCAGCGATTGCGCATGGAGCAGCTCCGAACAATACGCTGAATGCGATTACCGATAGAATTTGGATGGGCAGGTAGTTTATTTTTTCTAGTTTCAGACGTGTCATCATTCTGGGAAGTGTCCCCCATTTCCCCAAGTTGAACGTTTTCATATTGCTTAGTATATGCCATCACACTATTCGGCACGTCCAACGGAAAATCCCTGGAATCGACCTAGCGAAAACGCGGCTGTGAAGACGGGCACCACTTCAGACCCCTACAATTGCACGGTTCAGTAACGGGATTACCCTGTTCAATGTTGGTCGGGACGCCACGGCTTTTCCAGAGATCGAACAGTGGTTGGCAGAAGATCGCAGTAGGTAACAGTTGAACCCAATGGCGATTGGTAGGGTTTGGCAGGTGCCATCAGGTAACGACAGGATTCTAGCAGTTACGCTATTGGGTATTGGTTGGTATTGGTTTGATCCTTCCACTTACCAAATGATCAAATCCAGCCGGGATGGACCGCGTAGCGGGACATCGTCGCGTAGCGACGTCATGAGGATTGATGGGGTTCAAAAAGAACTGGTGGATGTTGGTTGAACCCTATTGGTCTCCATCGGTACTGGTTGGACTTCTTGGATATCCATGATGGTCACAGAACCTCATTAGATCATTTTGTTCGAACTGGTCCTTCCTGAATCTTATGGAATCTCATTGAACCTTATGATGCGCTTCGCGCATGCTCGCTACGCTCGCTTACCCATGTTTTTATGAGATGAGATTCCTTCAACGATCCATCAAATATCCATGAGATGACGCATGGATAAAATCTTAGATTCAAAGAAGATAAAGTAGCGTCAAATAGCCGTATTGAGGTTGCGCTTGTCGTCACTCAATAGCCATCGGATTGCATAGAAATCGATTTCCGTTCGGGGCAAACAAAGCAAAGATATTCCAGCTATTTGTCCGATCGATAAGCGATCGGGACGCTAAATAGATTTGGAATTGAAACCTCTTGGACAGTGGTCTTCGTTCCGAAGGTCATTGTCACTGGTTCGTTCCATCTTTCCTGTTTTGATTTTTGAAGAAGGTCAAGGGTTCGGTGAATGTCCAAGAGGCACCGGACCCTTCTTCGTGTCAACAACTCAAATCAGGAAAGGAAATGCAAAATCAATCAATTACAATCCCCCACGCCAAGCCCACGTTCTATTTCGCTGATGCCCATGCCGGTAGTGGCAAGACGTATTCGGCACACCAGTTCATTGCAGGGCAAAACGACTTCTTCACTATTGCGACTCAGACGAATGAACTGAGCGATCAGCAAGCCAAAGACCTTGCTGAAATTGGCATCAGTGCCACCGTCATCCAACAGAAGAAGTCGTCGGACAATTGCACCAAGAAATACAAAAATCACTGTTCTGATAAGCGCACCAGCGTGGCGTTGATCAACCAAGGTGTGGCGTTTCAGAATATCAAAGAAGCAGCCCACCAAAACCTTATCGTGGACGAATTTCCGTCACCGGTGACGAAGGTCACTCTCACTGAAGACATCTCCGCAACCCGCGAATTCATCAGTAAATTGATCAAGGCAAAGCCCTGTGAATATGAAGGCTGGCTTGAGGTTATCGACACCGAAGATACAACCGAAATTGCCGAGTTTGGGAAGAAGCGAGAATCGTCAGTTCCTTCCCATGTAATCGAGCTTTGTAAGCGCGTTCATAGCCCGCATCATCGAAGCTTTGTCGCTGCCAAGAATTACGTCGGATTCATTTCTGGTTTGGAAGACGATGAGGGGATTTCGTCCGATAGCGACGATTCCAAGAAAAAGATGGTCATCTACTCATTCGTTCAGCCATCCATCCTTTCGCACTATAAGTCAGTGACCTTCATGGGGGCGAATTTCGCCTATTCAAAGCTCTATCGCTATTGGGCTGACAAGGTTGATTGGGTCGTTCATCCTTCGATTGAGGGTGTTCGATATGAGGATTTCTCCCATAAAGCGCCTCTGATCGACCTTTACCATTTGTCGGAAGAAATGCTTTCGTGGACGCATCTCAGTAAGCGGATTGGCTATGATAACTTTGTCTTGTCTGTCGCTGACGTAATCGAACAGCAATTCCCCAAACAGCCGCACATCGTCACCATGAGCGCCAAGGGTGAAGGATCATGGCGTCTTAAAACGGGCGAAGCTATCTCACCGAACCCGGTCGGCTTAAACGCCTACCAAGACAGGTACTTGGCTGTCCATCTCGCCCCTCTACTCCAATCGAATATGGACAGCGCCATTTGGTTGGCGGTTGCGGGGATGACGGCTTCCGAACTGTTTGTCTCGCAAGCGATCGAATTGCTGTATCAATTTTTGACCCGAACGGCGGTGCGGGACGGCAAGAAATATTCAGAAGATCATCCAGAGGATCAGACGCGCCTTTCCTTCGTAGGCTTGGATCGCGGACAGATGGAGTACGTCGGCAGCATCTTCGGCGTTTCGAAGCCATCGGTGCTGTTGGAAGTGCCGGCTCTCACTGAATATACGCGGGCACCACGGAAACAGCGCTCTGACAAAAAGAGCGACGATGAGAAGCGCGCTTCCAAAAGCGAACGCCAAAAGCAGCGCCGAGCCGAGAAGAAGGCTCAAGCCAGCCTGTAACAACCACAACCACTAAATACCATCACGGCACGAGAACAGGCGCATAAGCCGCCTGTTTGCCGCCCAATTCCATACAAATCATATTATCTCAGGAGAATATTTCCATATGAACCACACCGCTATTTCCGACATTTTCACCGCCTCTGTTAAGGCTGATGAAACTGCCAAGCCGACCCACGCTGTTAAAGTCCCCGCGACCAGTATCTTGGATCACTTCCAACTCGTAGGGTCTCATTTCGTCAATGACATTCCGGTGCATAGAGCCGAGGCGGTAATCCGGGCAGATTATGACATCTATCGCCCGAAGACCCTGCGTGGCTTTTTCGTTGCCATCGGTTCGTCGGAGCATGGCCCCTTCGCATCGATTGTTGAAGCCGAGACATTCGCTCGTGCTAACGCAAGTAATTTTGCCAAGGATCAATCAGTGATGAATTTCCTCACCGATTGTATGGAGACGCCTGACCCTGCGGTCATGGTCATCTTGGACACCATTTTTCCGGACTTTAAGGCGCCCTCCTACCAGCGTTTTGATCACAAAGAGTTCTTCACTGAAGAGCATTTTATGATCAGCGGGAAAAACTCGCAGTGGATACAATATGCCAAGCTTGAGGCTGGTGTCAGGAACCTTTGCATTCACCACTATTTCAAGCGAACCCCGCTTCCCAACAGCAACTATTTCGTTGCTGAGCCGAATGGCATGACGGAGGAAGCGCTAGAGGAAGCCGTCAGTAAAGGACGCAATTACGCTCCAATGCTCAAAGCGATTGCCGATCCGACGAAGCTCGTTCTTATCGAGCAAGGTAGTCCTTATCGTCGGATTGCATATGATTATGTGATGACGGTCATCGTCCTAGATAAGAGCAACATCGATCGGGTGAAAGCCGCCTGATCATCGAACCATAGCCTGAAACGAAAAAAGCCCGCTGAGATCATCAAGCGGGCTTTCGCGTATTCGGGTGCAGCGCGGCTTAGACGGACGGCGCGCAAACGATAATGCGAGACAGAACGCGGTCAAAGCCGACGATCTCGCGAGCCACACGAAGAGCGCGTGCCTGATCGCCAGTCGTCCGAACAGCGCCTTCGAGCACGATGTAATCGCCGGTCACATCAACGGACAGGTCTTTTCCGTCGAAGTTATGCAGATAGCTCAGTTCCGTCTCGATGGCAGTTTTCTCCATCGAGATACCGTGATCGCGAGCGAATTCGAAAGTAGCGGAAGGCTGAAGAGTGCTGAGAAACATCGTCTTGTCCTTGAACATGAATGCTACATGAACAAACCGTTCAGGAAGCGGTTATGTTCCGGTGGCGGTGAAATTATTTGGCGGTGGTCATCCGGAGCGCGCTGTCTTCAAAACGCACCGGCAATTCGGGGAACGGGGATCGCCATTCGCGGATAAGCCGCTGTTCCGTTTGCCTATCGAGCTTCAGTGCCGATGTGTCGGGCTTTCCGATGATTTGGGCGGGTGTTCTAATTTGATCATCCATGGGTCACCGCACCGTAATCGCCCGGATCGCATCGATCGACGCCGCAAAGGCATCATTCGCCTTCGTCTCAATCCCGCTAGCATCGCTGTCGGTCGTCAGATCAAGTGCGTCGATCGCATTCCAGCTTGCGGCTTGTTCCATCTCGGTAGCCATGATGCTGTGTGTCAGCTTGGCGTTGGCGGCTGCTAGTGTCTGAGCATCGGCAACCATTTGGGCGATCGTCTTTTCGTTGGTGCTGACCGCGTCTTCGAGTCGAGCGTTATTGGCT
Protein-coding sequences here:
- a CDS encoding BON domain-containing protein, which codes for MFLSTLQPSATFEFARDHGISMEKTAIETELSYLHNFDGKDLSVDVTGDYIVLEGAVRTTGDQARALRVAREIVGFDRVLSRIIVCAPSV
- a CDS encoding portal protein, translating into MTTEDEAILNSITPQLKQAVTWSNSNIANKQEQALKHYKREPLPGDDKLKGKSKWVSNKVQQHVDWLSGQLIRILDSAENVVEFCGIDPSDDAIAKQQNLVVNWIMKTKNSHVAYLQPWIQNGLLTGLGILTAEFEVDTEESLPRLLKGVPNEHLVALNQQEEQGLIVIDEVGKPTKIPGPMGPIETRDLKIRTVKRIPKFQILSVAPEDFIVSKDAKFDPETGGIAAKIQGHRKLVSRRDLREMGFEKEKIDALPAASDKTDGIALERSKDLAGEQGVGPDDVEVFTIYTKMKIGKDTKARYWRLTIGGDLENRPVLLDHTEVSKIAPYAAFCPFPIADTLFGLGIADRLADDHILLTRMYRGVLDSLSQSVNPIKVVNPDTTNVEDLLNTHAGAIVRSTDPSGGISYNKAPFAGSDAMPVIDQMSRELEYSTGTGPTMIGIDASDFQRTSATAANLRSNASQLLIESISRFFADTGYRALVKIVVDLLIQKPDEANELISRLTNAQAVPLDAFSTDFDLTTSVAFGVMSRDQSTAQLSNLLAQQMNAIERGLPVANAQNVYETLNKMAETAGFKNTGLFFTDPRKLPPPPPPQPPVDPNAGLIEVEKVKAQLKAQSDEADRQFQMQKLAAEMDLKRDQMAQDFELKRAEIEAKYAAHVQVEQLKMEQSARRDAMGNINL
- a CDS encoding terminase family protein, whose translation is MSDNNIQKEASEYAELIAVYSEDIALFAEHVFGSSLSPKQREFCEAFRSKRRISFKGGTGFGKTFVLATCFWWALICHEEVQVSILGPSEPNLKSTSWKEILKFYDRMAAPFNETFTVSATRISSTSNPASCFGEYRLASKDNISAIRGIHMRSNFVIVDEATGVDDEVFIEGLGGIFADPNPKLCIIANPSRASGYFWRTWCDPELSPIWTHVHGTFWDSPNYDPETFAETAKSYGGPTSRDYRVMVEGEFPLSDEDGLIPRDLIDAAVRNEDAVPADNVPIIWSVDPAGAGKDTSVLCIRHDNKVLDFKEWTGLDPTQLSYKIRDLYQQTPKKDRPVVVCVDGTGLGNGVWSNLKDFGLPTYNVIFAGTPTRNPEKYSRMRDQIYWETRDWLATENVSIPNISRLIEELASFKYDDASGKIKVEDKKLVKKRIGRSPDYFDALAMTFAVSKTRYASKYNWSKPIQYNHLQTLE
- a CDS encoding recombinase family protein, translated to MKKYIIYTRVSTSEQGKSGLGLEAQRRDINIFLDRFSDVPYEIIAEYQDIGSGGEDNRPELTKALALARKTGAELLVAKLDRLSRKVSFIAKIMDDKRVNLRVACMPYADKFQLHIHAALAEQERTFVSERTKAALKEAKARGVVLGGMRDPTMKRNEAAKKKADDFAQTIAPIIKSMRENNETLANIADALNKSGKPSPRGGQWTPTAVKRVIDRT